The Candidatus Kryptonium sp. genome contains a region encoding:
- a CDS encoding DUF5320 family protein gives MWWRRGFGKKFGGGFWFGFGFPPFETFWTGFRPYITREEYIEMLEDYKRQLEEELEEVNKEIERLKKEGTK, from the coding sequence ATGTGGTGGCGCAGGGGATTTGGTAAAAAATTTGGTGGTGGATTTTGGTTTGGATTTGGCTTCCCTCCATTTGAAACATTTTGGACTGGATTTCGCCCATATATAACTCGTGAGGAATATATTGAAATGCTTGAAGATTACAAAAGACAACTTGAAGAGGAACTTGAAGAAGTTAACAAGGAAATTGAGAGGTTGAAAAAAGAGGGGACGAAATGA
- a CDS encoding glycine--tRNA ligase, which produces MNKKNAVTSSQAQLMDKLVSLCKRRGYIFQSSEIYGGINACWDYGPLGVELKNNIKQAWWKAMVYERDDIEGLDAAILMHPKVWEASGHVENFTDPLVDCKSCKLRFRVDQIPEENVKLKKCPECGGELTEPRKFNLMFKTFMGPVEDEAHVVYLRPETAQGIYVNFENVYVSMRRKIPFGIAQIGKAFRNEITPGNFIFRTREFEQMEMQYFVRPGTDMEWFEKWREERFKWYLRIGIKPEKLRFHQHGPDELAHYASAAYDIQFEFPFGWHEIEGIHNRTDYDLSRHQQYSGKDLSYFDDEIGQKYIPYIIETSAGCDRTLLAVLINAYDEEDTGKEIRTVLRLHPFLAPIKAAVLPLVNRENMPEIAFEIYKTLKPHFKVFYDDSGSIGRRYRRQDEIGTPFCFTVDSQTLQDGTVTVRDRDTMKQERIHKSEVLDFLKEKIVF; this is translated from the coding sequence ATGAATAAGAAAAACGCAGTCACATCATCGCAAGCACAGTTAATGGATAAGCTCGTTTCGCTTTGCAAAAGAAGAGGATACATATTTCAGTCAAGCGAAATTTATGGTGGAATAAATGCCTGCTGGGATTATGGTCCGCTTGGGGTTGAACTCAAAAATAACATCAAACAGGCATGGTGGAAAGCGATGGTTTATGAAAGAGACGATATTGAAGGGCTTGACGCAGCGATATTAATGCATCCGAAAGTTTGGGAAGCATCTGGTCATGTTGAAAATTTTACTGATCCACTTGTTGATTGTAAGTCGTGCAAGCTTCGTTTCAGAGTTGATCAGATTCCAGAAGAGAATGTTAAACTAAAGAAATGTCCAGAGTGTGGTGGGGAACTTACCGAGCCGAGAAAGTTTAATTTGATGTTCAAAACATTTATGGGACCAGTTGAGGACGAAGCACATGTTGTTTATTTAAGACCTGAAACAGCGCAAGGAATTTATGTTAATTTTGAGAATGTGTATGTTTCAATGAGGAGGAAAATTCCCTTTGGCATTGCTCAAATTGGAAAAGCGTTTAGAAACGAAATAACGCCAGGAAACTTCATCTTTAGAACGAGAGAGTTTGAGCAAATGGAAATGCAGTATTTCGTCCGCCCTGGAACTGATATGGAATGGTTTGAAAAATGGCGTGAGGAAAGGTTTAAATGGTATTTGAGAATTGGAATCAAACCTGAAAAACTTCGTTTTCACCAACATGGTCCCGATGAACTCGCTCATTATGCTTCAGCTGCTTATGATATACAATTTGAATTCCCATTCGGCTGGCACGAGATTGAAGGAATACATAACCGAACTGATTATGATTTGTCAAGACATCAGCAGTATTCGGGCAAGGATTTAAGTTATTTTGATGACGAAATTGGGCAGAAATATATCCCATATATAATTGAAACATCAGCTGGATGCGATAGGACTTTGCTGGCTGTTTTAATCAATGCCTATGACGAAGAAGATACCGGTAAAGAGATCAGGACAGTTTTGAGACTTCATCCGTTTCTTGCGCCAATAAAAGCGGCAGTTTTACCGCTTGTAAATAGAGAAAATATGCCTGAGATAGCTTTTGAAATTTATAAAACTTTGAAACCTCATTTCAAAGTTTTCTACGATGATAGCGGTTCTATCGGAAGAAGATATAGAAGACAAGATGAAATCGGAACACCGTTTTGCTTTACTGTTGACTCCCAAACTCTTCAGGATGGAACTGTCACGGTCCGAGATAGAGATACGATGAAGCAAGAAAGAATTCATAAGAGCGAGGTTCTTGATTTTCTAAAAGAAAAAATCGTCTTTTGA
- the pta gene encoding phosphate acetyltransferase: protein MGVKIRREEALEYHSQGRKGKLEIIPSKPCLTQRDLSLAYTPGVAEPCREIHKNPDLAYEYTMKGNFVAVISNGTAVLGLGDIGALAGKPVMEGKAVLFKRFADIDAIDIEINEKDPDKLIEIIASLEPTFGGINLEDIKAPECFYIEEELKKRMNIPVFHDDQHGTAIISGAALLNALELAGKKIDEVKVVFNGAGASAIACARFYVLLGVKKENIVMCDRKGVIYKGRKEDMNPYKEEFATDKFADGATLKDALVGADVFVGLSVGNVVTKEMLKTMADNPIVFAMANPDPEIRYEDAIEARDDVIMATGRSDYPNQVNNVLGFPFIFRGALDVRARAINEEMKLAAAYALAELAKQDVPDSVIRAYGGEKFEFGRNYIIPKPFDPRVLTWVAPAVAKAAMETGVARIEITDWEEYKHQLEVRLGISREIMRPIFAIAKRNPKRIVFPEGEEVKILKASQILVDEGIAKPILIGSENVIRQKIEENKLSLKDVKIVEPLKYPRFDEYVEEYYRLRQRKGVTLKEARKMMSLPNYFGAMMVRMGDADGLISGLTSHYPDTIRPALQIIRMDERFTRVSGLYIMLTKKGTFFFADTTVNIDPTPEELAEIAIASAETARRFNVEPVVALLSFSNFGSTENPYSLKVKKAVEIIRQKAPDLIVDGEMQADTAVVPEIIDEMYPFSTLKGKGPANVLIFPDLNSANIAYKLVYRIGGADVIGPILMGMKKPVHVLQTGAEVNEIVNMAAIAVVEAIEKEKVNERM from the coding sequence ATGGGAGTTAAAATTCGCCGTGAGGAAGCCCTTGAGTATCACAGTCAAGGGCGAAAGGGTAAGCTTGAAATTATACCATCAAAACCTTGTTTAACCCAACGGGATCTTTCGCTTGCTTATACGCCTGGCGTAGCTGAACCTTGCAGGGAGATACATAAAAATCCAGATCTTGCTTATGAGTATACGATGAAGGGAAATTTTGTTGCTGTTATTTCAAATGGAACTGCGGTTTTGGGACTTGGGGATATTGGGGCACTTGCGGGAAAACCAGTAATGGAAGGTAAAGCTGTTTTGTTTAAAAGATTTGCGGACATTGACGCAATTGACATTGAAATCAATGAAAAAGATCCAGACAAATTAATTGAAATAATCGCATCACTTGAACCAACCTTTGGTGGAATTAATCTTGAGGATATAAAAGCTCCTGAATGTTTTTACATTGAGGAAGAATTAAAGAAACGGATGAATATACCAGTATTTCACGATGATCAACACGGAACTGCAATAATAAGTGGCGCTGCTCTCTTGAATGCGCTTGAACTTGCTGGTAAAAAAATTGACGAAGTTAAAGTTGTATTCAATGGTGCTGGTGCATCAGCTATAGCATGTGCAAGATTTTATGTGCTCCTTGGTGTTAAGAAGGAAAATATAGTAATGTGTGATAGGAAAGGAGTAATTTACAAGGGACGAAAGGAAGATATGAATCCTTATAAAGAGGAATTTGCAACAGATAAGTTTGCCGATGGCGCAACTCTTAAAGACGCTCTCGTTGGGGCAGATGTTTTCGTCGGTTTATCGGTTGGAAATGTGGTAACGAAGGAAATGTTGAAAACGATGGCTGATAATCCAATCGTTTTTGCAATGGCAAATCCTGATCCAGAAATAAGATATGAAGATGCAATAGAAGCTCGTGACGATGTGATAATGGCGACAGGAAGATCAGATTATCCAAACCAAGTTAACAATGTCCTTGGCTTCCCGTTTATTTTCAGAGGTGCACTTGATGTCAGAGCAAGAGCGATAAACGAAGAAATGAAGCTTGCAGCAGCTTATGCGCTCGCTGAACTTGCAAAACAAGATGTACCTGACTCAGTAATACGCGCATATGGCGGTGAGAAATTTGAATTTGGAAGAAACTATATAATCCCGAAGCCGTTTGATCCAAGAGTTCTAACCTGGGTTGCTCCAGCTGTTGCAAAAGCTGCAATGGAAACTGGCGTTGCAAGAATTGAGATAACTGATTGGGAAGAATACAAACACCAGCTTGAAGTTCGCCTTGGAATATCTCGTGAGATCATGAGACCTATTTTTGCGATCGCAAAGAGAAATCCAAAGCGAATTGTATTTCCAGAGGGAGAAGAAGTAAAGATTTTAAAAGCGAGCCAAATTTTAGTTGATGAGGGTATCGCAAAGCCGATCTTAATTGGCTCTGAAAATGTGATCAGACAAAAAATTGAGGAAAATAAACTTAGTTTAAAAGATGTTAAGATCGTTGAACCATTGAAATATCCGAGATTTGATGAATATGTTGAAGAGTATTATCGTTTGCGACAGCGCAAAGGTGTAACTTTGAAAGAAGCACGCAAGATGATGAGCTTACCAAATTATTTTGGTGCAATGATGGTTAGAATGGGCGATGCGGATGGTTTGATTTCTGGTTTGACATCCCACTATCCAGATACGATCCGTCCAGCGCTTCAAATAATAAGAATGGATGAAAGATTTACGCGAGTTTCAGGACTTTACATTATGCTTACCAAGAAAGGAACATTTTTCTTTGCTGATACAACTGTTAACATTGATCCGACCCCGGAGGAACTTGCAGAGATAGCGATCGCCTCCGCTGAGACAGCCAGAAGATTTAATGTTGAGCCAGTTGTTGCTTTGCTTTCCTTTAGCAACTTCGGAAGCACGGAAAATCCATATTCGTTAAAGGTTAAAAAAGCAGTTGAGATCATAAGGCAAAAAGCTCCTGATCTTATCGTTGATGGTGAGATGCAAGCTGACACGGCGGTTGTGCCTGAAATAATTGATGAAATGTATCCGTTTTCAACTTTGAAAGGAAAAGGTCCAGCAAATGTTTTAATCTTTCCGGATCTTAACTCAGCAAATATCGCTTATAAACTTGTTTACAGAATTGGTGGTGCCGATGTAATTGGACCAATTCTTATGGGGATGAAAAAACCCGTCCATGTCCTGCAAACTGGAGCTGAAGTAAACGAAATCGTCAATATGGCAGCCATCGCTGTCGTAGAAGCAATTGAAAAAGAAAAAGTCAACGAAAGGATGTAA
- a CDS encoding prephenate dehydrogenase yields MFQKISIIGTGLIGGSIALSLRQSKQYNFTITGFDADPRSLDIAYEIGAINKKAYSIEDAVKDADVIFLCTPLKEILQLLLTVPNFAKSGAIITDVGSVKKIVLKEAERIKNDVYFIGGHPMAGSEKKGINFADPFLFENAVYVLCPNFNVPLKIVNDFIELIKLTGANIILLDPEIHDRIAGYISHLPQLIAVLLVNTVGNMGSDYLSLSGGGFKDLTRIASSQFEMWNDIISFNKDKIIEAIDNFINGFNRYKEIIKSGKIEDLRSEFDNAFKLRNEIPSSRKGFINVLYDVFITVEDKPGVLSKISTALYEGGLNIKDIELLRVREGTGGTFRLSFGSENDAKKAIEIITSLGYKVLTR; encoded by the coding sequence ATGTTTCAAAAAATTTCAATAATTGGGACCGGATTAATCGGTGGTTCAATTGCTCTCTCATTGAGACAATCAAAGCAATATAATTTTACTATCACAGGATTTGATGCCGATCCTCGTTCCCTTGATATCGCATATGAAATTGGAGCAATCAACAAGAAAGCATATTCAATTGAGGATGCTGTCAAAGATGCTGATGTCATCTTTCTTTGCACACCACTAAAAGAAATCCTACAATTACTTCTCACCGTTCCAAATTTTGCAAAATCTGGAGCAATAATAACCGATGTCGGAAGTGTCAAAAAAATAGTTTTGAAAGAAGCTGAAAGAATAAAAAACGATGTCTATTTCATAGGTGGTCATCCGATGGCTGGTTCAGAGAAAAAGGGCATAAATTTCGCAGATCCTTTCCTCTTTGAAAATGCTGTTTATGTGTTGTGCCCGAACTTTAATGTGCCTTTAAAAATTGTAAACGATTTCATTGAACTAATAAAATTAACAGGTGCTAATATAATTTTGCTTGATCCTGAAATACATGATAGAATAGCGGGATACATAAGCCATCTTCCACAACTAATTGCAGTTTTGCTCGTTAATACCGTCGGAAATATGGGTAGTGACTATCTTTCGCTATCAGGCGGTGGATTTAAAGATTTGACGCGCATCGCCTCAAGCCAGTTTGAAATGTGGAACGATATAATCTCGTTCAACAAGGACAAAATAATTGAAGCGATTGATAACTTCATAAACGGTTTCAATAGATACAAAGAAATAATCAAATCTGGAAAAATAGAGGATTTAAGATCCGAATTTGACAACGCTTTTAAATTAAGAAACGAGATTCCATCAAGCAGAAAAGGTTTCATAAATGTTTTATATGATGTTTTCATAACTGTTGAGGATAAACCTGGGGTTTTAAGCAAAATTTCAACAGCGCTATACGAGGGAGGATTAAACATAAAGGACATTGAGCTTTTGCGAGTAAGAGAAGGGACTGGCGGTACATTTCGCCTTTCATTTGGAAGTGAAAACGATGCAAAAAAGGCAATTGAAATAATAACATCACTTGGATATAAAGTTTTAACGAGATGA
- a CDS encoding TIGR01777 family oxidoreductase, whose product MNKTITIAGGTGFVGSYVANFLSEAGYKILISSRNPEKASAKLSKFEVFKWDPEKEEFPRDVLERSDVVINLIGETIAQRWTKKVKEKLVSSRVNSTRKIVEAFAKVNSSGKTFISASATGFYGSKREEVLTEDSSPGDDFLAKLAINWESEAKKAEELGVRTVILRIGIVLGKNGGFLARLTPIFKLGLGGKIGNGKMWMSWIHLEDLARVVKFAIENENVRGVYNVVSPNPVTNEEFTKKFAKVLKRPAFLPVPEFGLKVLFGKDLTEVALTSSQRVKPERLIQSGFEFKYPDIEAALVSLFKK is encoded by the coding sequence ATGAATAAAACTATTACAATCGCTGGTGGAACAGGTTTCGTTGGAAGTTATGTGGCGAATTTTCTCTCTGAAGCTGGATATAAAATTTTAATCTCAAGTAGGAATCCTGAGAAAGCTTCTGCAAAGTTGAGCAAATTTGAGGTTTTCAAATGGGATCCGGAAAAAGAAGAATTCCCTCGTGATGTATTAGAGCGTTCAGATGTTGTTATAAATTTGATTGGCGAAACGATCGCACAAAGATGGACGAAAAAGGTGAAAGAAAAATTAGTAAGCTCGCGTGTAAATTCAACGCGAAAAATAGTTGAAGCATTTGCAAAGGTAAATTCATCTGGAAAAACTTTTATTTCTGCATCGGCAACAGGTTTTTATGGTTCTAAAAGGGAGGAAGTGTTAACTGAAGATTCATCACCTGGTGATGATTTTTTGGCTAAACTTGCTATAAATTGGGAAAGCGAGGCAAAAAAGGCGGAAGAGCTCGGAGTTAGAACGGTAATTTTAAGAATTGGTATTGTTTTGGGTAAAAATGGTGGGTTTCTTGCCAGATTAACTCCCATATTTAAACTTGGGCTTGGTGGTAAAATTGGGAATGGAAAGATGTGGATGTCATGGATTCACTTAGAGGATCTCGCTCGTGTTGTTAAGTTCGCAATTGAAAATGAAAATGTGCGAGGTGTTTATAATGTTGTCTCACCCAATCCAGTCACAAATGAAGAATTCACAAAAAAATTTGCGAAGGTTTTAAAGCGCCCTGCATTTTTGCCTGTCCCAGAATTTGGATTGAAAGTTTTGTTTGGTAAAGATTTAACCGAGGTAGCCTTAACATCAAGTCAAAGAGTTAAACCTGAAAGGTTGATACAATCTGGTTTTGAGTTTAAGTATCCAGATATTGAAGCTGCGCTGGTTAGTTTGTTTAAAAAATAA
- a CDS encoding TPM domain-containing protein: MRKPHLILLIFLLFTLSFAELEVPKLTRRVTDLAGILTPEQISSLEYKLSKFEEETTNQIAVLIIPSLEGESIEDFSIRVVEKNKLGQAGKDNGVLFLIAVQDRKMRLEVGYGLEGILPDALCDQILRNVVRPKFRQGNYYAGIDAGIDAIISATKGEFKADPRKKPETNIGTILALIIIGIVLLTFFGSIMRGIRHYTIGSGGADSTLFWLWLLSSMSEHRGKGSGGSWSGWTSGGGFWGGGWSGGGGRFGGGGASSSW; this comes from the coding sequence GTGAGGAAACCACATTTAATTTTGTTAATCTTTCTGCTCTTTACATTATCCTTTGCAGAACTTGAGGTTCCAAAGTTAACACGACGCGTGACTGATTTGGCAGGAATTTTAACACCTGAACAAATTTCTTCGCTTGAATATAAACTTTCAAAATTTGAAGAGGAAACAACTAATCAAATCGCTGTTTTAATAATACCTTCGCTTGAAGGGGAAAGTATTGAAGATTTTTCAATAAGAGTCGTTGAAAAAAACAAGCTTGGTCAAGCGGGCAAAGACAACGGCGTTCTTTTCTTAATAGCGGTTCAAGATAGGAAAATGCGACTTGAGGTTGGGTATGGTCTTGAAGGTATTTTGCCAGATGCCTTGTGCGATCAGATACTTAGAAATGTAGTCCGTCCCAAATTTAGGCAGGGAAACTACTACGCTGGTATAGACGCAGGGATTGACGCTATAATTTCGGCAACCAAAGGTGAATTTAAAGCGGATCCAAGAAAGAAACCTGAAACGAACATTGGCACGATCCTGGCACTTATCATAATAGGAATTGTTTTGTTGACATTTTTTGGTTCAATTATGAGAGGGATCAGGCATTATACAATTGGGTCTGGTGGGGCTGATTCAACTTTGTTTTGGCTTTGGTTGTTAAGTTCAATGAGTGAGCATAGGGGAAAAGGTAGCGGAGGAAGCTGGAGTGGGTGGACATCAGGCGGTGGATTTTGGGGCGGTGGTTGGTCAGGAGGTGGTGGAAGATTTGGAGGTGGTGGTGCAAGCAGTAGTTGGTGA
- a CDS encoding T9SS type A sorting domain-containing protein: protein MWRFFIFFSIITFGYSQSLYVVDSYLKGDRYNVPSVDELTTRFAFSDDLNAVVNAYNQSPVEFAPAHGEDHSFIKIPSSLSLALKRFLLFDFNPLGNAKVHKILRSQMEPFTVRSKLNVATSTATTFANDVRLRGIGANEFGEISNDAYDGKVFFAEYLFYSPSRGRYVNVRISATGEAQIDTSEIPIRPTRDLPATFIDSDSAFKVAEANGGRTYRIDPNAITAIMYELRNFNEPFPPAPDSANPYWRLMYVKLDRNTPSLDNPVGVLVFYLNPLNGRVVMKYEFLVRPITAKERFGSVDSVAKSYASDARLMYVLGAERFSGFEIPTDTVVDGKCYLWNYGYSSTSKGRFSVFLIFGIPTIDTFWVPFSFTMPLDFRRYFDSDTLVKVAEANGGSQFRREHEVSELAYLYSQSLLLPIAIHFHSFYQGTDSATGKVRQLIVLVDPTTGRYVQRITQVEKDNSIGVPTSFALHQNYPNPFNPSTTITYDIPIRTKVRLVVYNILGQEVAVLVDGEQEAGRYSVRFESFGLPSGVYFYRLEAGKFIEVKKMMIVK from the coding sequence ATGTGGCGCTTTTTTATATTTTTCAGCATCATAACATTTGGATATTCTCAATCCCTTTATGTAGTTGATTCCTATTTGAAAGGTGATAGATATAATGTTCCTTCTGTTGATGAGTTAACCACGAGGTTTGCCTTTTCAGATGATCTTAATGCGGTGGTGAATGCATATAATCAATCGCCAGTTGAATTTGCGCCTGCGCATGGTGAAGATCATTCTTTTATTAAAATCCCTTCATCTTTGTCTTTAGCCCTAAAGCGTTTTTTATTGTTTGATTTTAATCCTTTAGGAAATGCTAAGGTTCATAAAATCCTGCGCTCTCAAATGGAACCTTTTACAGTTAGAAGTAAACTTAATGTGGCCACATCAACTGCTACGACTTTCGCAAATGATGTAAGATTAAGAGGAATAGGAGCAAATGAATTTGGGGAAATTTCAAACGATGCATACGATGGGAAAGTATTTTTTGCTGAATATCTTTTTTATTCACCTTCAAGAGGTAGGTATGTTAATGTTCGTATAAGCGCCACAGGTGAAGCTCAGATTGATACAAGTGAAATTCCAATTCGTCCAACTCGCGATCTACCAGCGACATTTATTGATAGTGATTCTGCTTTTAAAGTCGCTGAAGCAAATGGTGGCAGAACCTACCGAATTGATCCGAATGCAATTACTGCTATAATGTACGAGTTAAGAAACTTTAATGAGCCGTTTCCGCCAGCACCAGATAGTGCGAATCCATATTGGCGCCTTATGTATGTTAAATTAGATCGGAATACGCCAAGTCTTGATAATCCAGTTGGGGTTTTGGTTTTTTATTTAAATCCGTTAAATGGTAGAGTGGTTATGAAATATGAATTTTTAGTTAGACCAATTACTGCAAAAGAAAGATTTGGTAGTGTTGATTCAGTTGCAAAAAGCTATGCAAGCGATGCCAGACTTATGTATGTTTTGGGTGCAGAAAGATTTAGTGGATTTGAAATTCCAACAGATACCGTCGTTGATGGTAAGTGTTATCTTTGGAATTATGGATATAGTAGCACTTCAAAGGGGAGATTTAGTGTGTTTTTGATTTTCGGCATACCTACGATTGATACTTTTTGGGTGCCATTTTCATTTACAATGCCTTTAGATTTTAGAAGATATTTTGATAGCGATACACTTGTTAAAGTCGCAGAAGCAAATGGCGGAAGTCAATTTAGAAGAGAACATGAAGTTTCAGAACTTGCTTACCTTTATTCACAATCATTGCTTCTGCCGATAGCGATACATTTCCATAGTTTTTATCAAGGGACAGATTCCGCAACAGGCAAAGTAAGACAATTAATTGTTCTTGTTGATCCTACGACAGGTAGATATGTCCAAAGAATTACACAAGTTGAGAAAGACAATTCTATTGGAGTGCCTACAAGTTTTGCATTACATCAGAATTATCCGAATCCGTTCAATCCATCAACGACGATAACATACGATATACCGATTCGGACGAAAGTTAGGTTAGTTGTATACAACATACTTGGACAGGAGGTAGCGGTTCTTGTTGATGGTGAGCAGGAGGCGGGTAGGTATAGTGTTAGGTTTGAATCTTTTGGTTTGCCAAGTGGGGTATATTTTTACAGGCTTGAGGCAGGTAAATTCATTGAAGTGAAAAAAATGATGATTGTTAAATAA
- the hutI gene encoding imidazolonepropionase produces the protein MILIHNANQVVTVASFGKGFKRGEEQGKIYVIEKGSVLIKDGKIDWVGRAIDFNFGLYGDKVEIFDVTGKVILPGFVDSHTHLVFAGTRENEFDLRIKGFTYQQIAEMGGGILNTVKKTREALKEELFKIAYTYALKALSYGTTTVEIKSGYGLNLEDEIKILEVANQLNENPIFTVATFLGAHAVPPEFANRKDDYVKFLISDVMPEVSRRKLAKFCDVFCEKGYFTPDDSEKILNAGRDYGLLPKIHAEQFSNYGGAKVGARVGAISIDHLENLEDEDIEILSKANSIAVLLPGVSFFLNYKYPPARKLIEAGVPVAVATDFNPGSCMSLNMQLMMTIACIQMKMTIEEVITAVTLNSAGALGISDITGSIEVGKRADIVVFNVPDYRMIPYFFGENHTEFVFVGGVLKYGGS, from the coding sequence ATGATTTTAATTCACAATGCTAATCAAGTTGTAACAGTTGCATCTTTTGGGAAAGGTTTTAAGCGTGGTGAAGAACAGGGAAAGATCTATGTAATTGAAAAGGGAAGCGTTCTTATAAAAGATGGGAAAATTGATTGGGTGGGACGAGCGATTGATTTCAATTTCGGTCTGTATGGAGATAAGGTTGAAATTTTTGATGTGACTGGTAAAGTTATTTTGCCTGGATTCGTTGATTCACACACTCATCTTGTTTTTGCGGGAACTAGAGAAAACGAGTTTGACCTGCGAATAAAAGGTTTTACTTATCAACAAATTGCTGAAATGGGGGGTGGAATTTTAAATACAGTCAAAAAGACAAGAGAGGCACTAAAGGAAGAACTTTTTAAAATTGCTTATACATACGCTTTGAAAGCGTTGTCCTATGGGACGACGACTGTTGAAATAAAAAGTGGATATGGACTAAATCTTGAAGATGAAATTAAAATTCTTGAAGTAGCAAATCAGTTAAATGAAAATCCAATTTTCACGGTTGCTACATTTTTAGGGGCTCACGCGGTGCCACCTGAATTTGCAAACAGGAAAGATGATTATGTTAAGTTTTTGATAAGCGATGTTATGCCAGAGGTGTCAAGAAGAAAACTTGCTAAATTCTGCGATGTGTTTTGCGAGAAAGGCTATTTTACTCCGGATGATTCAGAAAAAATTTTAAATGCTGGTAGAGATTATGGTCTTCTGCCGAAAATCCACGCGGAACAATTTTCAAATTATGGGGGAGCCAAAGTCGGAGCAAGAGTTGGGGCGATTTCAATTGATCATCTTGAAAATTTGGAAGATGAAGATATTGAGATCCTTTCAAAAGCAAATTCAATTGCTGTGCTTTTACCGGGTGTTTCGTTCTTTTTGAATTATAAATATCCACCAGCCAGGAAATTGATTGAAGCTGGTGTGCCAGTTGCGGTTGCTACAGATTTCAATCCGGGCTCTTGTATGAGTTTAAACATGCAACTTATGATGACGATTGCTTGCATTCAAATGAAAATGACGATTGAGGAAGTTATAACAGCGGTGACATTGAATTCAGCTGGAGCACTTGGAATTTCTGATATAACTGGAAGTATTGAGGTTGGGAAACGAGCTGACATTGTTGTTTTTAATGTCCCTGATTATAGAATGATACCTTATTTCTTTGGGGAAAATCATACGGAATTTGTTTTTGTTGGGGGCGTTTTGAAGTACGGGGGAAGTTGA
- a CDS encoding AAA family ATPase: MIKKILDILKRKNEKKDEVFKIRLTPRTLVVLCGVAGSGKSTFAKKFFKRTQVVSSDHCRAMISDNPANQAVSKHAFDLFYFIIEKRLLVGRLTVADATSLSKETRSQLIEIARKYGFRVVIIIFDIPVEICIERDKNRPRKVGEQVIRNQYVNFLEAKKSIPTEGFDEIFVLNEKTLDTVTVEIVQPYATPNSSASL, encoded by the coding sequence ATGATCAAAAAAATTCTTGACATACTCAAAAGGAAAAACGAAAAGAAAGACGAGGTTTTCAAAATCCGTTTAACTCCGAGAACTCTCGTTGTCCTTTGCGGAGTTGCTGGAAGTGGTAAATCAACTTTTGCGAAGAAATTTTTCAAGCGAACGCAAGTTGTTTCTTCAGATCATTGTAGAGCTATGATTTCGGACAACCCAGCAAATCAAGCGGTCTCAAAACATGCTTTTGATCTTTTTTACTTCATCATAGAAAAAAGATTGCTCGTTGGAAGATTAACAGTTGCAGATGCGACATCGCTTTCAAAAGAAACCAGATCTCAATTGATAGAGATAGCAAGAAAATATGGTTTCAGAGTTGTGATAATTATCTTTGACATACCTGTTGAAATTTGCATAGAAAGAGATAAAAATAGGCCGAGAAAAGTTGGAGAGCAAGTTATAAGAAACCAATATGTTAATTTTCTTGAGGCAAAAAAATCAATACCTACGGAGGGATTTGACGAAATTTTCGTTCTGAATGAAAAAACCCTTGATACTGTAACTGTTGAGATAGTTCAACCTTACGCAACACCAAATAGCTCTGCGAGTTTATGA
- a CDS encoding TPM domain-containing protein, which translates to MLRVKDIFTKDELKKISEKITEIEKRTSGEVRVSIREKRSLMEKKLTLFDMALREFYRLGMDKTRDQTGVLVYILLSEKQLQIIADKGINEKVENETWQKIADKIAERFKEGKYLDGVIEGLDEIEKILVQHFPIKPDDRNELSNEVEVRE; encoded by the coding sequence ATGTTAAGAGTCAAGGATATTTTCACAAAGGATGAGCTGAAGAAAATTTCTGAGAAAATCACGGAAATTGAGAAAAGAACAAGTGGCGAAGTAAGGGTTTCAATCCGTGAAAAGAGAAGTTTAATGGAGAAAAAACTTACTTTGTTTGATATGGCTTTGAGAGAATTTTATCGCCTCGGTATGGACAAAACCCGAGATCAAACAGGTGTGCTTGTCTATATTCTCCTTTCTGAAAAACAACTTCAAATAATTGCTGATAAGGGAATTAATGAGAAAGTTGAAAATGAAACCTGGCAAAAAATCGCTGATAAAATTGCGGAACGATTTAAAGAGGGTAAATATCTTGACGGTGTTATTGAAGGACTTGATGAAATTGAAAAAATTCTCGTCCAACACTTCCCCATAAAACCAGACGATAGAAATGAATTATCAAATGAGGTAGAGGTTAGGGAATAA